GCAGGCTTTACAGCGCAATCCGAAATTCCAGGGCAGAAAGGGACCCGTCGTCCTCGCCATCATGGACGGCGTCGGCATCGGCAAATACAAAGAGGGAGACGCCGTTCTCGACTCCCCCACGCCGTTCCTTCACAAACTCATGAAAACCATGCCTTAATACTCAGCTGAAAGCACACGGAACCGCGGTCGGCCTCCCCTCCGACGCCGACATGGGCAACTCCGAAGTCGGACACAACGCCATGGGTGCCGGACGCGTCTTCGCGCAGGGTGCGAAACTCGTCTCCGAAGCCATCCGCTCAGGAAAAATGTTTGAAGGCAAAACCTGGAAAAAAGCCGTGGAAGAAGCGGAAAAAGGCGGAACCATGCACTTCATCGGCCTCTTCTCCGACGGCAATGTCCACAGCCATATCGACCACCTCAAAGGCATGGTCGAAGAGGCGAAGAAGGAAGGCGTCAAATCCATCCGCTTCCACATTCTTCTCGACGGACGCGACGTTCCCGAGACCTCCGCGCTCGACTATGTCCTCCCCTTTGAAGAGTACCTCAAGGAGCTCAACGCCCAGGGATTCGACTACCGCATCGCTTCCGGCGGCGGACGCATGAACATCACCATGGACCGCTACGGCGCAAACTGGGACATGGTCCGCAAGGGCTGGGAAACTCACGTCGCGGGAAAAGGACGCTTCTTCAAATCTGCTCAGGAAGCGATCGAAACGCTCCGCGCGGAGACCAAGGCCATCGACCAGGATCTTCCGCCGTTCGTCATCTCCGACGACGGCCAGACGCCCGTCGGGGCAATCAAGGACGGCGACGTCGTCATTTACTTCAACTTCCGCGGCGACCACGCGATTGAAATCAGCGAAGCGTTCGATGATCCCAAGTTCGACAAGTTCGAACGCGTTCCGAACCCGAAGGTCTTCTACGCCGGCATGATGGAATACGACGGCGACCTCCACATCCCGAACAACTACCTCGTCAACCCGCCGGAAATCAACAACACCATCGGCGAATACCTCTGCAACAGCGGCGTCCGCCAGTTCGCCATCAGCGAAACGCAGAAGTACGGACACGTCACCTACTTCTTCAACGGCAACCGCTCCGGCAAGTTCAGCGAAAAGCTCGAAACCTATCAGGAAATTCCCTCCGACATCATCCCGTTCGAACAGCGTCCGTGGATGCAGTGCGCGGAAATCACCGACGCCGTCATCGCCGCAATCGAATCCGGCAAGTACGACTTCATCCGCCTCAACTACCCGAACGGCGACATGGTCGGCCACACCGGCAACTACCAGGCGGTACAGGTCGGCATGGGCGCTCTTGACCTCTGCCTCCAGAGACTCGCGGCCGCCGTCGAGAAAGCGGGCGGAATCCTCCTCTGCACCGCCGACCACGGCAATGCGGACGACATGTTCGAGCACGACAAGACCGGAGCTGTGAAGCTGGACAAGAACGGCGAACCGCGCCGCAAGACCAGCCACTCCCTCAACCCGGTTCCCTGCTTCATCTTCGACCCGGGCTACAAGGGCGAATACTCGCAGGAACTGAATTCCGGACTCGGCATCAGCTCCATCGCGGGGACCTGCGCCGAACTCCTCGGATTCGTCGCCCCCTCGGAATACGACAAATCCGTCCTCTCCTGGAAGTAAGCCATGAACGACACGCCGATCCTGCTGGTTGATTCGTATGCGCAGATTTACCGCGGCTTCCATGCCGTGCGCTATCTCTCGACTCCGGACGGCGTGCCGACGAACGCCGTTTTCGCGATGACGAAGTTCCTGCTCAAGCTGCATAAGGAACACCCCTCGCGAAACGGCGCATTCGTGTTCGACAAGGGCAAGCCCGCATTCCGCATGGAGCTCGCCCCCGGCTACAAGGCAAACCGTCCGCCGATGCCCGACGAACTCAAAGTCCAGATTCCCGTTATACGCGAACTCGTCCGGGCGTTCGGATGGAGCCTCATTGAACACGAAGGGTACGAAGCGGACGATCTGATCGCCTCGCTCGCCAAAGCTTTCCCGCAAAACCAGGTCTTCATCTTCTCCGGCGACAAGGACATTTCGCAGATCATCGACTCCCGCGTCTCCATGCTCGTCCCCAACCCGGCGGGCGACGTCGCGAAACGCGGAATCGAAGAGGTCAAGAAGAAGTTCGGCATTGCTCCCGGGCAGATCGCCGATTATCTCGCGCTCGTGGGCGATACCGCGGACAACATTCCCGGCGTCCCCGGCGTCGGTCCCAAAACCGCCGCCGCGCTTCTCAACCAGTTCGGCGCCGCGGAAAACATGTTCGCACACCTTGACGAGGTCAAACGCGACACCCTCCGCAAAAAACTGGAAGACTCCGGAGACCGTTTCGCAATCAATCTCAAACTTGTGCGCCTGGATGACGTCCCGCCGGAAGGTACGGTCTGGACCCTCGACAGCGTCCGCCGCTCCGAACCGGATTTCGCCGCAATCCGCGCGATCGCAAAAAAATGTCGCTCAAAAGCATCCTCAAGGAGATCGACGCGATTGCCGGGCCGGAACCCGAAGAACCGGGAAACGACCTCTTCGCATTCGCCGGAACCGCCCCGAAACCGGAACCCGGAAAAGCGTCTGATTCCATGACGCAGATGGATCTGTTCTGATGCCGCTTGAACTCATACTTAAAGAAGGACGCGAAAAATCCCTGCTGCGCCGCCACCCGTGGGTCTTCTCGGGAGCCGTCGCCGAAATCAACGGCGAGCCGGTCAAGGGCGCCGATGTCGTAATCGGGGACTCCAAACACCATTTTCTCGCGCTCGCGTCGCTCTCCCCGGAATCGCGTCTCACCGCACGCGTCTGGACGTTTCAGGAAGATGAAGCCGTCGACCAGGCATTCTTCGACCGCCGCTTCCAAAAAGCATTCAAACTGCGCAAAGCGGCATTCGGAGCTCTTCCCGACGCGTTCCGTCTCATCAATGCGGAATCCGACGGCCTCCCCGGCGTAATCGTCGACATCTACGGAGACTATGCCGTCTGCCAGCTCAGCTCCGCGGGCGCGGACTTTCACCGTGCGGAAATCGCAAATGCCGCTCTGCACTACGCAAAGGGTGTCTACGAACGCTCCGATGTCGACTCCCGCATAAAGGAGGGACTCGAACCCTCATGCGGTCCGCTCGCCGGAGAAGAACTTCCCGCAACGATTGAATTCACCGAAAACGGCGTCCGCTACAGCATGAATCCGCGCACCGGACACAAAACGGGCTTCTATCTCGACCAGCGTCTCAGCCGCCTCGCCGTCATGAACGCCGCAAAAGACGCGGAAAATGTTCTGAACTGCTTCTGCTACACCGGCGGCTTCGGACTCGCCGCGGTTCGCGGCGGCGGTACGCAGACCATCTGCTCGAAGAAGTGTACGCCGGATGCGCTGGTGGCGATTCCGAAGGGAATGGAGATTGTCGAGTCGCCCAACGGCAAGGTTTCCTGCCGTAAGAAGCAGCAAAGCGCGATTCTGCGGCAGGAGCGGGATTTGTTGGAAAAATGGATTCCCAAGCTTTCCAAACAGGCGTTCGTCAAGATCGAAGTCAAGCCGAAAGAACTGATTGTTCACGGAACCGAAACGGCAAGGTATAAGTCTCTTCCAATCGGAATTCCGTTGGAAGGCGCGCTTAAACTGTTGGAAAAGTTTGTTGTTTACGAACCGTTTTTCAAGTTCGAACTGGACGATTCTGACGCGCGCCTGTTTTCGGTGTCCAGAATGTGTTATATGACCATCGACGGCGAATGGATGTACCTTGAATCTGGAAGCCTTGAGGCGTTGGCGAAAAAGTATTTGCCGCATGTCGGCAAAGAAAGTTTTTTTGAACTGGAGTAAGGATGAGCAAGTCGGATGCAAATTTAAAAGAGCTGATTACCCGGCAGAATCTGCGGGAGGAGGCCGGAGATGTTTATTTCAAGCGCGGACTGGATTATTTTAAGTCCGGGCATGTGCAAAAGTTGTTTGTTGATGATGAACGCATCGAAGGCAAAGTGTCTGGAAGCCGCTCCTATTCTTGTTCGATTGAATCGGACGGAGACGGCTGGTTTTCCGGAGAATGCAGTTGTCCGCTCGGCGACGACGGCGAATTCTGCAAGCATCTGGTTGCGCTTGGATTGGCCTTTATCGACGGCTTTGAAACGCCGCAGCCGGCAAGCGGGAAACGTGGTAAATTCGATCTTTCCGCTTTTCTGAAAGCACGGAGTAATGAGGAACTGACGGCATTGCTCACCGGGGCGGCAAAGCTGCATCCCGATTTGCTGGAGTTTTTCCGCATGAGTCATCTGCCGGATGATCCAAGTTCCTTGCGTCTGGAGTTGTTGCAGAAAATCGACCGCTTGCTGGATTTGGCGGAAGAATGCAGTTATGTCGATTGCTATGGCGATGAAGAGTATGAAATCGATGAAAATTTCGAGCAATTCCGGCAGGAACTCGGACAGCTGACTGCTACGATGAAGCGATTGTCGCCACCGCTTATTCTGGAATTGGCGGAATATGCCATCAAAGAGGCGCTTAAGCGGGAGGGCGGCGATGACGAAAACGGACTCGATGAGTTGATCGGCGACATGCTGCCGCTTTATTTCGCCGCGGTAACGAAGGGTGCCGGAAAAGCGCAGGAAATCGCGGAGAATATGATCGCATGGGAAGCGGCAAATCCGTGGGGCGCGCTTGGACAGGTTGGCCGTTATTTCATGGACGCGCCCCAACGGATTGTCGACGCCTGGGAAAAGCTTGCGCAACGCCAGTGGGACGAGATGCCGCCTCTGTCGATGGGAACGCGGGCTTCCAATAAGCGGGAACTGATTGAAAAGCGGCTGTTGCAATACGCCAAGCTCAACTGTGACAAAGAACTGGAATTGAAGATTCTGCAGAAAAACCAGAGCTCTCCGGAACAAGTTTTGGCATTGAGCAAGCAGTTGTTCCGTCTGGATCGCTACGATGAGATACTGCCGTTATTGCAAAAAGCGCATGATCGGTTCAAAGGCGATCATGAAATTCTGGACGCCCTGGTAAGCGAACTTATTCGCTGCGGCAAAAAAGAGGAAGCACTTGCTTTGGCATGGAACTGTTTTGAGCGTTACCCCGACTGCCGATACGGCTACGAGTTTTTGCGTTCGACCGCCCGTTCTTGTCACCAGGGGAAGGTCTATTTAGCCAAAGCGTTGAATTTTCTGCGGAAACGTCTCACATCCCGCAATCAGGCGACCGACGCCCGTACGGAAATGGTGAATATTCTGCTCTGCGAAAAGGATTATCCGCAGGCACTGGAAATTGCGGAAGGCGGACTGTGTGCGCATCAGACTCTTTACCGGCTGGCGGAGGCCCTCGCGAAAAACAAGCCGGAAGCATCGGCGCGGTTGATCAAAAGGCCGCTCGACCAACATTTGCCGCAGGTCGGCGATCGTTTCTATGCCGAATCAGTACGTTTGCTGAAACTCTATAAGGAATATTTGACGGCAGCCGGCGAAGGCGAACGGTTTCAGCAAGAAATCCTCGCAATTCGCCTGCAATACAAGCAACGCCGCAAATTCATCGGCATGCTGGATAAAGAGGGCTTGAAATAACCGAGTGTCGAATCGTCAATGACAGCAATTGAAATTTTGTCACCTCTGTTGCCAATAACAGCATCAATATCTAAAAGATGCTGAAAAAGAAGGAGTTGGATTGCGATTCAGTTGTAAAGTAAAACTTAACAACTGCCAACGATCCGGAATTTTCGGATCGTTCCAGAGCCGGACACGCGGGATTTTTGAGCTTGGAGATGGTGGTTTGGTTTTGCGGAATGTGCTCCACCATTTTTTGCCTCAAAATTCCGCCAAATGGTACCACTTGGTACCGTTTGGCCGCTTTTCTTCAGGAGTTTCGTCCAATGCCGGTCAAATCCGATATTCCAAACTGGAAGGATCAGGAGATGACTAAAAAGACAATCAAACTCGCAACAGGTTCAGTATATCAGAAAAAGACCGGAGGAGTCTACTTCTTCCGCTATCAGATCAACAACCAGCGCAAATGTGTCAGCCTCGAAACGCGAAACCGTGAAGAGGCCATAGCCAAAGCGGAAAAAATAGTTCCAGTGGTTCGCGCCACCAGTACCGAAGTGATTGCCGCTCACGTGAAACAGGCCCGAAATCTCGAACACCGGCAGCAGGAACTCGCACTAAGCGATGCCTGGGAAGTCTACTCACGGCACCCGGAGCGTTCTGTGCCGGATACCGTTCATGAACAGAACACCTATCGGGCCACATTTCGGGAATTCGTTGATTTCATCAATAAACCGGAACTGCCGATTCGTGAGATAACTCCGGAACTGGCAGCCAAGTACGCCGATCATTTGCGGTCTTGCAGGATTTCGGTTTCGACCCACAACCGGAAAATCACCAGAATCCGCAAAATCTTTGAAGTCTTGCGGGACTACCGGGATGCGGACAATCCTTTTCGTTCACGCGTCCTGATCCGGAAAGAACGTGAAGAGCAGGAACTCGGGGTACGCCGTCTTTCCTTTTCCCGTGAGCAGATTCAAAAGTTGCGTGAAGTGCTTGATGACAGTATCCACAAAGTGATGTACAAGCCGGAAGTCAAAGTGATCTATTATCTCGGCATGTTTACCGGACAACGGTTGAAGGATTGCGTTTTACTGCGTTGGGACAGTATCGATTTCCCGCACGGTCAAATCTGGGTGAAGCAATTCAAAACCGGCAAAGAAGTGACCATCCCAATTGCTCCGGAATTGAAAACCGTCCTGGAAGCAGCCTGGTCTTGGCGTATCGATGAATATGTCTGCCCACGGGTTGCAGCTCGTTATAAACGTACTGATGCTGCCGGAAAAAACGTCGGCAACAATCTGGTGAACATTGATGTGCTGCGCGTTATTCAGTGGATCGGTCTCGAGCCTTCCGTTGCCGTACCAGGCAGGAAGAAAAAAGTCACAATATACGGATTTCATTCCCTGCGACATTCTTTTGCCTCGTATTGTGCAGAAGCCAACGTTCCCAAAGCGGCAGTTCAGTCGATCCTCGGTACCGATTCCGACATTGTGGATAAATATTACACCCATGTGGGGCGCGAGGCGCAGGAGAAAGCCATCGCTGCCGTAGTCGGTGAAATCGGAGGAGAATCGGATCGTAACCGAATTGAAAAGGCGCTTGCCCTGATCCGTAGCTCCACCGCT
The sequence above is a segment of the Victivallis lenta genome. Coding sequences within it:
- a CDS encoding SWIM zinc finger family protein, encoding MSKSDANLKELITRQNLREEAGDVYFKRGLDYFKSGHVQKLFVDDERIEGKVSGSRSYSCSIESDGDGWFSGECSCPLGDDGEFCKHLVALGLAFIDGFETPQPASGKRGKFDLSAFLKARSNEELTALLTGAAKLHPDLLEFFRMSHLPDDPSSLRLELLQKIDRLLDLAEECSYVDCYGDEEYEIDENFEQFRQELGQLTATMKRLSPPLILELAEYAIKEALKREGGDDENGLDELIGDMLPLYFAAVTKGAGKAQEIAENMIAWEAANPWGALGQVGRYFMDAPQRIVDAWEKLAQRQWDEMPPLSMGTRASNKRELIEKRLLQYAKLNCDKELELKILQKNQSSPEQVLALSKQLFRLDRYDEILPLLQKAHDRFKGDHEILDALVSELIRCGKKEEALALAWNCFERYPDCRYGYEFLRSTARSCHQGKVYLAKALNFLRKRLTSRNQATDARTEMVNILLCEKDYPQALEIAEGGLCAHQTLYRLAEALAKNKPEASARLIKRPLDQHLPQVGDRFYAESVRLLKLYKEYLTAAGEGERFQQEILAIRLQYKQRRKFIGMLDKEGLK
- a CDS encoding tyrosine-type recombinase/integrase, which translates into the protein MPVKSDIPNWKDQEMTKKTIKLATGSVYQKKTGGVYFFRYQINNQRKCVSLETRNREEAIAKAEKIVPVVRATSTEVIAAHVKQARNLEHRQQELALSDAWEVYSRHPERSVPDTVHEQNTYRATFREFVDFINKPELPIREITPELAAKYADHLRSCRISVSTHNRKITRIRKIFEVLRDYRDADNPFRSRVLIRKEREEQELGVRRLSFSREQIQKLREVLDDSIHKVMYKPEVKVIYYLGMFTGQRLKDCVLLRWDSIDFPHGQIWVKQFKTGKEVTIPIAPELKTVLEAAWSWRIDEYVCPRVAARYKRTDAAGKNVGNNLVNIDVLRVIQWIGLEPSVAVPGRKKKVTIYGFHSLRHSFASYCAEANVPKAAVQSILGTDSDIVDKYYTHVGREAQEKAIAAVVGEIGGESDRNRIEKALALIRSSTADPAETLKLVAAILEQ
- a CDS encoding 5'-3' exonuclease, with protein sequence MNDTPILLVDSYAQIYRGFHAVRYLSTPDGVPTNAVFAMTKFLLKLHKEHPSRNGAFVFDKGKPAFRMELAPGYKANRPPMPDELKVQIPVIRELVRAFGWSLIEHEGYEADDLIASLAKAFPQNQVFIFSGDKDISQIIDSRVSMLVPNPAGDVAKRGIEEVKKKFGIAPGQIADYLALVGDTADNIPGVPGVGPKTAAALLNQFGAAENMFAHLDEVKRDTLRKKLEDSGDRFAINLKLVRLDDVPPEGTVWTLDSVRRSEPDFAAIRAIAKKCRSKASSRRSTRLPGRNPKNRETTSSHSPEPPRNRNPEKRLIP
- a CDS encoding class I SAM-dependent rRNA methyltransferase encodes the protein MPLELILKEGREKSLLRRHPWVFSGAVAEINGEPVKGADVVIGDSKHHFLALASLSPESRLTARVWTFQEDEAVDQAFFDRRFQKAFKLRKAAFGALPDAFRLINAESDGLPGVIVDIYGDYAVCQLSSAGADFHRAEIANAALHYAKGVYERSDVDSRIKEGLEPSCGPLAGEELPATIEFTENGVRYSMNPRTGHKTGFYLDQRLSRLAVMNAAKDAENVLNCFCYTGGFGLAAVRGGGTQTICSKKCTPDALVAIPKGMEIVESPNGKVSCRKKQQSAILRQERDLLEKWIPKLSKQAFVKIEVKPKELIVHGTETARYKSLPIGIPLEGALKLLEKFVVYEPFFKFELDDSDARLFSVSRMCYMTIDGEWMYLESGSLEALAKKYLPHVGKESFFELE